The following are encoded in a window of Candidatus Poribacteria bacterium genomic DNA:
- a CDS encoding 5-formyltetrahydrofolate cyclo-ligase, whose protein sequence is MEREHVRAEVLRQRDELAPEVRAAFSRQIVDSVMSWIQNEGFDAVMLYLNMRSEVETDSLLERLLHSGTHVCAPVVDTDENRLIPRRIQKGKTALVRHRYGMLEPNTACPLVPITELQLIIVPGIAFDCKGYRLGYGKGFYDRFLAACSHTIPIGLAYQIQVVEDTFPQVWDVPVKHIFTETNRIDSHE, encoded by the coding sequence ATGGAACGTGAACACGTCCGCGCTGAAGTGCTTCGCCAACGCGATGAACTCGCACCGGAAGTCCGTGCCGCGTTCAGCCGACAGATTGTCGATTCGGTTATGTCTTGGATACAAAATGAGGGTTTCGATGCCGTGATGCTCTATCTCAACATGCGGAGCGAGGTCGAAACGGACAGTCTCCTTGAAAGGTTGCTCCACTCAGGAACACATGTCTGCGCACCTGTTGTAGATACGGACGAAAACCGACTCATACCGCGGCGAATTCAGAAAGGAAAAACAGCGTTGGTACGGCATCGCTACGGTATGTTAGAACCGAACACAGCATGCCCACTTGTTCCCATAACCGAGCTTCAACTCATTATCGTTCCCGGTATCGCTTTTGATTGTAAAGGGTATCGCCTCGGATACGGTAAAGGTTTCTACGACCGATTTCTTGCAGCGTGTTCACACACTATCCCGATTGGACTGGCATACCAGATACAAGTCGTAGAAGATACGTTCCCGCAAGTATGGGATGTACCAGTTAAACACATTTTTACAGAGACCAATAGGATAGACAGTCATGAATAA